Proteins encoded within one genomic window of Lysinibacillus sphaericus:
- a CDS encoding alanine/glycine:cation symporter family protein, giving the protein MESIVSFMNSILWGPWFIYGILLIGLFFSIITRFLQIRHIKDMFVLMFKGEKSEKGISSFQAMSIALSGRVGTGNIAGTATAIAMGGPGAIFWMWAIAFIGAATAYVESTLAQIYKEEKETEYRGGPAFYIEKGMGQKWFAIIFAIAALIAMLILMPGVQSNAIAGAVENAFGMESWITGIIIVVLLGAIIIGGVKSIANVAQVVVPFMALAYILMAIVIIFMNISEVPAVFSLIFSSAFGAQEVFGGIIGSAIAWGVKRGIYSNEAGQGTGAHPAAAAEVSHPAKQGIVQAASVYIDTLLVCSATAFMILFTGMYNVQNEKAAEGTDPFIYVGEFNENGLTGEEQITFAKSIKEGAAYTQWAVESSLPGIGSSFVAIALFFFAFTTIMAYYYIAETNVAYLFSGKTEKIFIWIAKIAFLIATFFGTIRTSDLAWAMGDVGLGLMVWINVIAILIIMKPAILALKDYEKQKKEGKDPVFDPRKLGIKGADFWVDYNDKRKNK; this is encoded by the coding sequence ATGGAAAGTATTGTTAGTTTTATGAACAGTATTTTATGGGGACCGTGGTTTATTTATGGTATTTTATTGATCGGTTTATTCTTTTCAATTATTACAAGGTTCCTACAAATAAGACATATTAAGGACATGTTTGTCTTAATGTTTAAAGGGGAAAAATCAGAAAAAGGAATTTCTTCTTTCCAAGCAATGTCGATTGCATTATCTGGGCGCGTTGGTACAGGGAACATTGCTGGTACAGCAACTGCCATTGCAATGGGGGGACCTGGTGCGATTTTTTGGATGTGGGCAATTGCCTTCATCGGTGCAGCGACAGCTTATGTGGAGTCAACATTAGCGCAAATATATAAAGAAGAGAAAGAAACAGAATATCGTGGTGGTCCAGCCTTTTATATTGAAAAAGGGATGGGGCAGAAGTGGTTTGCAATCATTTTTGCAATTGCAGCGTTAATAGCCATGTTAATACTAATGCCTGGTGTTCAATCAAATGCAATAGCAGGTGCCGTTGAAAACGCTTTTGGAATGGAATCTTGGATTACAGGAATTATTATTGTTGTATTATTAGGTGCTATTATTATCGGTGGGGTTAAATCCATTGCAAATGTTGCACAAGTAGTTGTCCCATTCATGGCTTTAGCTTATATTCTAATGGCAATCGTCATTATTTTTATGAATATTTCAGAAGTACCTGCTGTATTTTCGCTAATTTTCTCTAGTGCTTTTGGTGCACAAGAAGTATTTGGGGGAATTATTGGTTCAGCAATCGCTTGGGGGGTTAAGCGTGGTATTTATTCTAACGAAGCGGGTCAAGGAACTGGTGCGCATCCAGCGGCGGCAGCTGAAGTTTCACACCCTGCTAAACAAGGTATTGTGCAAGCGGCATCTGTGTACATTGATACATTATTAGTTTGTTCAGCTACAGCATTTATGATCTTATTTACAGGTATGTATAATGTTCAGAATGAGAAAGCTGCGGAAGGTACAGATCCGTTTATTTACGTAGGTGAATTCAATGAAAATGGTCTTACTGGTGAGGAGCAAATTACCTTTGCGAAAAGTATTAAAGAAGGTGCTGCATATACACAATGGGCAGTGGAATCTTCATTGCCAGGCATTGGTTCAAGCTTCGTAGCAATCGCTTTATTCTTCTTCGCATTTACGACAATTATGGCGTACTACTATATAGCAGAGACGAATGTGGCCTATTTATTCTCAGGGAAAACCGAAAAGATTTTCATTTGGATAGCTAAAATCGCCTTTTTAATTGCAACATTTTTTGGAACGATTCGTACATCTGACCTTGCATGGGCAATGGGTGACGTTGGCTTAGGATTAATGGTATGGATTAACGTTATTGCCATTTTAATTATTATGAAGCCTGCGATTCTCGCATTAAAAGATTACGAGAAACAGAAAAAAGAAGGCAAAGACCCTGTGTTTGATCCTCGTAAACTAGGAATTAAAGGTGCGGATTTCTGGGTTGATTACAATGATAAACGCAAAAATAAATAA